TGGAAGAATTGAGCCGGAGGCAATTTCTGCTTTTGCAAACGCTCTGCCAAAGTCGGAATCTATTCCCATAACTTCGCCGGTGCTTTTCATTTCAGGCCCGAGAACAAAGTCAACATTATTAAACCTGGTCCATGGCAGAACAACTTCTTTTACCGATACCCACTTTAATTTAGGCGGTGAGTTTAATATTTCTTCTTTGCTAAAAAGTTTGCTAAGAGGCTTGCCCACCATAACCTTTGCGGCAAGTTTTGCAAGCGCCACGCCGCTGGCTTTTGAAACATAAGGGATAGTTCTTGAGGCTCGCGGATTGGCCTCTAAAATATAGACCACGCCATCTTTTACCGCAAACTGTATATTTAATAGGCCTTTAACTTCCAACGCAATGGCCAGCTCTCTTGTATATTTTTTTATTGTTTCAACAACTCTCTCAGAAAGTGTGTTATGCGGCATTACACAGGCAGAGTCACCAGAATGTATGCCGGCCTCTTCAATGTGTTCCATTACACCCGCGATATAAACATCTTTCCCGTCTGAAAGCGCGTCAACATCTACCTCTATGGCATTATCTAAAAACTTATCTATTAAAATTGGCTTACCCGGGCTTACATTGGTGGCATTGCTCATATATTCTATAAGCGATGGTTCATCATAAACAATTTGCATTCCCCGGCCGCCAAGTACATAAGATGGGCGCACCATTACCGGATAAGTTATTTTTTCGGCTACCTTTATTGCTTCTTGCGTGCTTAGCACCGTGCCAGATTGCGCCTGAGGTATTTTAAGACGGTCTAAAATTTTGCTAAAGCGTTTGCGGTCTTCGGCAATATCTATGGACTTTGGCGAAGTGCCAAGTATGTTTACACCGGCCTTGCTTAAAACTTCAGTTAAGTTAAGTGGTGTTTGCCCGCCAAACTGCACCAATACACCGTATGGCTTTTCTTTGTCTATTATGTTTAACACATCTTCTTGTGTGAGAGGTTCAAAATAAAGCTTGTCTGCAATGTCGTAATCGGTTGAAACGGTTTCGGGGTTACAGTTTACCATTATGGTTTCATAACCCTCTTCCTTTAGGGCAAGCACCGCGTGAACACAACAGTAATCAAACTCTATGCCCTGGCCGATACGGTTTGGGCCTGAGCCAAGTATCATTATTTTCTTTTTGCGGTCTTTTGCAACTTCGTCTTCATCTTGATATGTGGAGTAATAATATGGTGTGAATGCCTCAAACTCGCCTGCGCAAGTGTCTACAAGTTTGTAAGACGGCTTTATGCCGAGCTCAAATCTTAATTGAGCAATTTTCTCGGGCTTCTGGCCATTTAAGAAAGCTATTTGTTTATCGGAAAAACCATATTGTTTTGCTTTGTAAAGCGCTTCTTTTTGCGCTTTGCCTTTAAGTTTTTTTATTTTTGCAACTTCAGGTTCCATATCAACTATTTCTTTAATCTGCTGCAAGAACCATGGGTCTATTTTTGACATCTCAAATATTTCTTGTATCGGAAAGCCAAGCTTTAAGGCATGGCCAACATAAAATAACCGTTCGCAATTTGGTGCGCTAAGTTTAGCGCGAACCTCTTCTGTAACACCTTGGAGGTCTTCGCCGTGTTTAAGAAGTTTGTCAATATCTTTTAGAGGGCCTTTGCCGTCGGCATTTAAGCCGGCGCGCCCTGTTTCAAGGCCTCGTATGGCTTTTTGCAACGCCTCTTTAAATGTTCCGCCAAGCGCCATAACCTCGCCAACAGATTTCATTGCGGTATTTAGTGTTTGATCGGCGCCAGAAAATTTTTCAAACGCGAAACGAGGAATTTTTACAACACAATAATCTATGGTTGGCTCAAAAGATGCCGGTGTTTTTTGGGTTATATCATTGGGTATTTCGTCTAAGTGGTAACCTACCGCAAGCAAACTTGCTATTTTTGCAATTGGAAACCCGGTGGCCTTTGAAGCAAGCGCCGAAGAACGGCTAACGCGCGGATTCATTTCTATAACTACTATTTTGCCATTTTTTGGGTTTAGGGCAAACTGAATATTTGAGCCGCCCGTATCTACACCAATTGCTCTTATAACTTTAAATGCTTGATCACGCATTTCCTGATATTCTTTATCGCTAAGCGTTTGGGCCGGAGCTACAGTAATTGAATCGCCGGTGTGCACTCCCATAGAGTCAAAATTTTCAATAGAACAAATTACTACGCAGTTATCGGCGCTGTCGCGCATTACTTCAAGCTCATACTCTTTCCAGCCAAGCACCGACTCTTCA
The DNA window shown above is from Endomicrobiales bacterium and carries:
- the carB gene encoding carbamoyl-phosphate synthase large subunit codes for the protein EESVLGWKEYELEVMRDSADNCVVICSIENFDSMGVHTGDSITVAPAQTLSDKEYQEMRDQAFKVIRAIGVDTGGSNIQFALNPKNGKIVVIEMNPRVSRSSALASKATGFPIAKIASLLAVGYHLDEIPNDITQKTPASFEPTIDYCVVKIPRFAFEKFSGADQTLNTAMKSVGEVMALGGTFKEALQKAIRGLETGRAGLNADGKGPLKDIDKLLKHGEDLQGVTEEVRAKLSAPNCERLFYVGHALKLGFPIQEIFEMSKIDPWFLQQIKEIVDMEPEVAKIKKLKGKAQKEALYKAKQYGFSDKQIAFLNGQKPEKIAQLRFELGIKPSYKLVDTCAGEFEAFTPYYYSTYQDEDEVAKDRKKKIMILGSGPNRIGQGIEFDYCCVHAVLALKEEGYETIMVNCNPETVSTDYDIADKLYFEPLTQEDVLNIIDKEKPYGVLVQFGGQTPLNLTEVLSKAGVNILGTSPKSIDIAEDRKRFSKILDRLKIPQAQSGTVLSTQEAIKVAEKITYPVMVRPSYVLGGRGMQIVYDEPSLIEYMSNATNVSPGKPILIDKFLDNAIEVDVDALSDGKDVYIAGVMEHIEEAGIHSGDSACVMPHNTLSERVVETIKKYTRELAIALEVKGLLNIQFAVKDGVVYILEANPRASRTIPYVSKASGVALAKLAAKVMVGKPLSKLFSKEEILNSPPKLKWVSVKEVVLPWTRFNNVDFVLGPEMKSTGEVMGIDSDFGRAFAKAEIASGSILPKSGAVLVSLGQGIKSDAISIVKELITLGFEIYATSHTAEFFRDQNLPIKLVHKIAEGRPNVVDIIKNREVSLVINTPSGKKSRADGYHIRRTSAIYNVPIVTTLAAARATIEGIKSQKNHDWSVQSLQDYYKEK